TGAAATGGTTTGATGTTTACTAATTCATTGCTTTCTACAGCATACTTCAAATTCTTGAAAGCCAGAGCTCCGTTTTTGTTGAtgcaacaaaaaataataaattcttgTCCGCGGTGTTTCTTGGATTGTGTTCTAAACAGGCCTGTGGTTTTACAGCAATATACGTTTGATAGATTACAAGCTTGCTAAAAGTGAAGGCATGTTTGGATATGtctggattgtatgctcccagggagttgaggaagtataaagggccgttgtgatGCCATTGATCCCTGCCGTTGGTAATACTTGTGAACGCCTTGAGCTCTGACGAGGAAAGGTTCATTATAAATTCGCTTCACAGGGGGTCTTACAGTATTCCAGGCAAAAATTGTAAAGTCAAAACAGAAGTATGTAAATCATATGTAAAATACTTTGCACAACTGTCTTCTGTGCTTGGCAACTAAAAATAATGCCCAACTTTGACACTCTCACATCGAGAGTGCCACTAGCAGAAAGCAGCTGTTTTTGTATGTACCTGGATACCATACAGTTGTATGCTCTAATATCCTGGTACTGTGTGCCTCCATCGACTACATAGGACTAACCATTTGCTGACAAGTTATTGCAAATCACCACGTTATTACGACATACAAAAACAGCCACTTTCAGCTAGTGATGCTCCTGAGGCTGTGGGAGAGTCTAATTTCAATTTCCAACTAAGATAAGAATTTATATACCTCTTACACCCAGTAAACAAAGTGTAACGAACAgtcatatataaatacaaacaaacaaacaggacCGGCCTTGTCAATGTTATTAGTCAATGCgaaaatcaaattcatttttgtgcagacaaataaaaataatctgaAACTTCCATTATGAATCACGAAATATGCCAACACTCTGTTGTGACTCTGTCCCattgtattttatgaaatatcgGTGGGCAACAGAAGGGGAACTCAATCACTGGTAgggaacctggtaaaatgactgggcaACCTAGGTAAATTTTACCTACGTACCACTCAACAAAAACACTtgatagggaaccctggtaaaatgactggaaaACCCAGGTATGTTTTACCTAATAGTACCACCTCAAACAAAAACacaggtggggaaccccggtaaaatgactgCGAAACAAATATTGATAGGTAACATTGTTAAAATGACTGTTGAACTCGGGTACATTATTCGCCTTTACCcttaaaaaataacatgacataAAGATACACTctttgatatcaaattttacTGAAACAGTTCCTTgatatttaaacaaataaaGAATCACTGCGTTAAATATTCTCTGTACATAGTACTTAGTGATGTGTTCACAAGTTGTCAACTCCTTCACCTCTGGATTAGATTTGTTTACAGCAACAAACACTTGTACtggatataatatatgataaaatatgtaaaattacaAGTCGTCATCTAGAAAACATGCTCAGctattattttcagtaataagTTACACAGTAATTAATCTCATCTGAGAGATCATTTTTGTTGATGGTCCATTTCAAAGGAAGACAGTTATGGCTGCTTTTCCAGGAACACAGTCATGTTTATACTGTGGTACCACTATGTAAGTCGAACCACAGACCCTAGGGTCTAATGGTAGAACTAGTGTTATGCCTATGTTTGAACTCATAGATCGATGTTCTCTTcagttacaacaacaaaaataaataatacactaAATCACTGGCAACGAAATGGCACCTACGCAGAGGCAAGAACGAGGAAAACAGGATGAACAGACCAATCACGCAAAACTGAAGACTGAAACATTTGGTTGTATGGACACTCATTTGTTGCAAACATGTTCAGTGCGTACTTACTAAGAGTGTCAACAACGATAGATCTTCAGTCTATCTACATCGTACACTTCACACACAAACAATCCTACATTACTCATCTTTTTCTTCCAGGTAAATAACAGTTTGATGTGCAAGATTTGATTCCTCTATAGTCTGATTCAGGTTTGTAAATACTTTCCGTGGCACATCATTAACGAACATTTCACACTCCAGTAACGTTTCTTCACTCCGTGAATCGGCATATGCAAGGATTTCTTTAAGTGTGTTACTTGGACGGAAAAACCTTTGAAGTCGTTCTCCTTCTGGTAATCGTATGGCGAGTAAAAGTCTATCATCCTTTTCACTAGGTTCGTCAGGAATTGCAACGCTTAATTTTGCTCGGTCGAgtctttctttttgtttgtgtCTAAAGTGTCTACGCGATACTTTCTTTGTCGGAGATGGTATTGCTTGGGGTGGCTCTACAGCTGGTGGACTTTGCAAATTTTGATTTAAGTCTTCTGTGCTCTTATTTGACATGGTTTGATGATCACTTTGGACGGAGTCCTGTTTTCCTAGATTACGCATTGGCTGTGTTTCGGTATCACCATGTGAATTCAGTGCAAAATTCAACTCTCCATCTGGTCCTTCATAGTAGTTCTGTGTCAAACCTTTCTCAAAACTTGGCACATGATTATCGTCAATACCTATCATTTCAGACTCGCTGTCCATTTCATTCTCATGAATATCCATATACACatcatcatgaatattcatatatgctaATTCCTGAGACAAGTTTACTTGTTCACTGCCTCTAGTTGTAGTATTTTTTCTTATACTAGGCAGCGGTGTGTATCTTGATAACGATGAACTTGGTCTTGATGGTGGGGCGTTATTCAGAATTTTTTCAATTGCACTGTCAGGATCAGAGTCATCGTGATGGGATTGTTTTTGTGATCTGTAGCCTGACGTTCCTGGTCTTGATCTGCCTTTGGCAGATTTTGGTCTGGTTTTTGGTCTTGAATTGTAGGAGTTCTCTGGACTCACTGGAGGTGTCCTCCCCGGTGGTAAACCAATAGATCGACTTGTTCCTGGTCTGCTAGGAGGTCTAGACACTGATTCTGTAACAACAAAATGATATTAATTATAAAGATATGATTTGTCAATCTGACTCACTGGCGTTCTCGTAAATGGGGTAGGCCGATAATTCACGGCACCATGACAAAAGTGTGTTTCCGTTAACGAAGCCTTAGAAAATATGGTTAGGTAGCTTGGGATctgatgtaattttttatctttttagttgttgcttcgacccaaaaacaaaatgtcggtcTGAATACCCCTTTTGTGACAGTTTGATAGAAATATGTACTgccatcactggggaaagaaaacagacatacatgaaggtcaagaagacaaagaatttctcatttttttgttttaaatctttaaaaaaatgtttatggtcTGTGGTTTAAACTAGGATCGgtcgggttatcagaaacatccaattttttttacattttatcaaacaaaTCCTACAGACAACAGTGATATGTATAAAAATGTCTTGCTGGTATCTCCATTCCTAAAATAACTTGTCACTTGGCAACACTTGTATTGTACACAAATACCTATGTTAGACAATAAATATCCCAATATGAGTACTTGGAGCTAAAAACCAGATAATCCAATATGATAAAAGAGATTAAAATGAACCACTTGAAACTTAAATCCTAGATTTACAGATTCGTTGTTATGGCCATTCCTTATCACTCAGTTGTATCGCAATCGATGGACATAGGTCAGTACTGAAAACATGTTATTAGCaaactgagatagacacaaactaaaactttcaTTATTGATTGGTAgacagggttgtcagtggccgagtggttaaaccacttgcctcttaccactatggttggggttcgaacccattcagggtttgattaaatttaccacgctgtaaataagaagagtgtcgttcattTTAACTTAACCGAATAACGCAGGTTTTCTCCGGGTACTCCGGTTACCAACCAGCACAAATGTATGGATGCATTGTTCACATGTTTCAAACTAGAAGTTTGTTATATGTATACTTCTGCAACTGCATTATCTGATGTAACAATGTAGCCCCAATTACATGCTTGTGTGCCTCTGTGACTTGACTGTGACAGTCGATGACTCACCATGGCCAAAAAGAATTTGTGTCACATAATACGTCGGGacaaaaaaaggcacaaaaacagatgaaaaagccctcaaaatcacatcaaacgctacaattattgcagctagttcAAGGTAGGAATTCCATACTATTATTCATAGTAATGTGTAGTAACACACATATAAATATGTCTACATCTCTATCTCCCCACTATACTCAATTTGTGTTGCTAACTCATTGACCATTTTAATActgtgatttttatttttttttaaatgaaatatgataatgTCATTATATAATGACTCATGataatgtaattatttattcaaatgcATTTTATTGTTATActat
The sequence above is drawn from the Glandiceps talaboti chromosome 21, keGlaTala1.1, whole genome shotgun sequence genome and encodes:
- the LOC144451388 gene encoding uncharacterized protein LOC144451388 isoform X2 — protein: MAEVRPVSRRQASRRHSYGPSPVVAGEIDSTQLDAMNLRYGSESVSRPPSRPGTSRSIGLPPGRTPPVSPENSYNSRPKTRPKSAKGRSRPGTSGYRSQKQSHHDDSDPDSAIEKILNNAPPSRPSSSLSRYTPLPSIRKNTTTRGSEQVNLSQELAYMNIHDDVYMDIHENEMDSESEMIGIDDNHVPSFEKGLTQNYYEGPDGELNFALNSHGDTETQPMRNLGKQDSVQNLNQNLQSPPAVEPPQAIPSPTKKVSRRHFRHKQKERLDRAKLSVAIPDEPSEKDDRLLLAIRLPEGERLQRFFRPSNTLKEILAYADSRSEETLLECEMFVNDVPRKVFTNLNQTIEESNLAHQTVIYLEEKDE
- the LOC144451388 gene encoding uncharacterized protein LOC144451388 isoform X1; this encodes MAEVRPVSRRQASRRHSYGPSPVVAGEIDSTQLDAMNLRYGSESVSRPPSRPGTSRSIGLPPGRTPPVSPENSYNSRPKTRPKSAKGRSRPGTSGYRSQKQSHHDDSDPDSAIEKILNNAPPSRPSSSLSRYTPLPSIRKNTTTRGSEQVNLSQELAYMNIHDDVYMDIHENEMDSESEMIGIDDNHVPSFEKGLTQNYYEGPDGELNFALNSHGDTETQPMRNLGKQDSVQSDHQTMSNKSTEDLNQNLQSPPAVEPPQAIPSPTKKVSRRHFRHKQKERLDRAKLSVAIPDEPSEKDDRLLLAIRLPEGERLQRFFRPSNTLKEILAYADSRSEETLLECEMFVNDVPRKVFTNLNQTIEESNLAHQTVIYLEEKDE